A genomic segment from Nicotiana sylvestris chromosome 1, ASM39365v2, whole genome shotgun sequence encodes:
- the LOC138874061 gene encoding uncharacterized protein, with the protein MRQKNDQDGPDVVAGKFHLFGISVITLFEPGSSHSYVCSSLAFPDTVKSVRLDFDVLVTSPLGHQAVVNRIYRDCPFMIQNLVFPVDLLEMPFRDYVLKQVTFRTPAYSHMVVQGERSLTSNIISAVLARKMICQGCDVYLAHIVDTRLGSPSLKDIPTVCDFPDVFPDDLPGLPPEREIEFPIDLVS; encoded by the exons ATGAGACAGAAGAATGACCAGGATGGTCCGGACGTGGTTGCTGGTAAATTTCACTTATTTGGCATATCTGTTATTACATTATTTGAACCTGGATCTTCGCATTCTTATGTTTGCTCATCACTTGCATTTCCCGATACTGTTAAATCTGTGAGACTTGACTTTGATGTGCTGGTCACGAGTCCATTAGGTCATCAGGCTGTTGTTAACAGGATTTACCGAGATTGTCCATTCATGATTCAAAATCTGGTCTTCCCTGTCGACTTGCTTGAAATGCCCTTCCGAGACTATGT GTTAAAGCAAGTGACATTTAGAACTCCTGCTTATTCACACATGGTAGTTCAAGGAGAAAGATCATTGACATCTAATATTATTTCTGCGGTCTTGGCAAGGAAGATGATTTGTCAAGGTTGTGATGTCTATCTTGCTCATATAGTTGATACACGATTGGGGAGTCCAAGTCTTAAGGACATACCAACTGTGTGcgactttcctgatgtatttcctgatgaTCTTCCTGGGTTGCCTCCAGAAAGGGAGATTGAATTTCCTATAGATCTTGTCTCTTGA